TTCTTGACATGTTCTTAACGAGCAAAAAATTTATGTTAGTTAACGGTTTTCACAGGTTGAAGATTTCGCTGATAGATCTCAAAATGTTGCAAGGGCGGTAGGAGAACCAGAAGTTAAAAAAATCTACAGCCGTATCCAGCTTTCAGTCCAATACATTTTTGATTTCTTGAATAAAAAGATTGAAGGGGACTCTTTAAGGAAGTTCCTATTTGGCCTGGATGTAGCCTCCAAGCTAGTCACAGCTGGTCCTGTAAATTTTATTACCAAAGAAATACAAGCTCGTGCTTCTGGAAACAAGGAGGTGCAATATGTTGAATGTTCAAAAGGAAATACAAAAACTGTACATGTTGATTCTATCTTGACAAAAAGCATGTCATCTGTGGAAAGTCCGGGAGGGATGCCACAAGGAAAACGGAAACGAACGGATGATTGTTTTGGGGGCACCTTCTCTGAGTGGTCAAGAAGGCAGCCAGGAGAAGGCTTATTGAGAGAACAGCCCATGCCTCACTACTTGACAAATACGCGGGAACCAGTTTTAAACAGGGAAATGATCTCAAGAGAAGCCGTGTACAATAGCCCGCCACCTGTTTCGTTTGAACCTACCTATGGAAGGATAGGATTAGCAGAACCTTCTGGTGAAGTGCATAGTAGAGAAATAATTAGACACCCAAATCTGATTGCTCCAGCTGTTCGTCATACGTTTCCGTCCAGTCAGATTTCTTACGAGCCACTCAGACTTCCTGTTGGTTATTCTAGTTCGGTTCGTGATTCTATGCATTCCTCATATTTTTTGCCCCCCGACCCTAGGAGGTTTTGATGTGTAAAGTTAAACCTAATCGTTCTCAATCAATGTAATTCCGCCTCTCTTGGTTTCTGACTTTTGTAGAACATGTGGATGTAGAAATTGAAACAGATACTAATTTAAGGGGAGCAGCCAAATGTTTAATGTACAAGAATTGAAGGTTTTTTTGGTCAAAAGAAGAATTGAAGTTATGTTGTTCTAGCCTTTTTCTTCCCTTTTCTACCTTCAAAGCTCTGATTAGTATACTTCGCAGTCTAGTTTGcctatatttatgaaagtaatgAAGCACTTTTGTTGTGTCTTAGGTATTCTAGTCTGTAATCTTCTGACAAATCCTCGCACCAATTTTTCTCTGTGTGAATTATCAGTCAAATAGTGCTTCAATACTTCTGTtacattttgaacctctttgtCACACTTCATTAGAAAAGAAGAAAGAGTATTGCGCGCACACTAAGTTGAAGAAATTTACTCGAGTTACACACTGTAGAGTTGTCATGACAATTGTGTTTTATTGTTATTTACCCTTTTGTTGTTACTAGCATCACTAGTTATTTAAGTGGGAATGCTTGCCTTTTATGTTTGATTGCACAAGatggttattgatcttatttAACATCAGCA
The sequence above is a segment of the Lycium barbarum isolate Lr01 chromosome 6, ASM1917538v2, whole genome shotgun sequence genome. Coding sequences within it:
- the LOC132643702 gene encoding protein HESO1-like isoform X3, encoding MEIYDYSADAPVIEVFGSFSMDLFCAKSDLDLSINFTDRKVNITREKKIQTLRKFAKKFYLLQRNGFVYGVIPVTTARVPVLKVVDRGTEIECDISVENWDGISKSKTIYMIGAIDERFGKLSFLMKSWAKAQNINSAKDQTLNSLSIILLVAFHLQTRNPPILPPFSALCRDVNESVAVEGSLCKFSNFGISNKESVAELFFSLLNKLLSVEKLWSQGLCASTFEGSWISKTWGSRVGHINVEDFADRSQNVARAVGEPEVKKIYSRIQLSVQYIFDFLNKKIEGDSLRKFLFGLDVASKLVTAGPVNFITKEIQARASGNKEVQYVECSKGNTKTVHVDSILTKSMSSVESPGGMPQGKRKRTDDCFGGTFSEWSRRQPGEGLLREQPMPHYLTNTREPVLNREMISREAVYNSPPPVSFEPTYGRIGLAEPSGEVHSREIIRHPNLIAPAVRHTFPSSQISYEPLRLPVGYSSSVRDSMHSSYFLPPDPRRF